In one window of Chitinophagales bacterium DNA:
- a CDS encoding superoxide dismutase encodes MAFTLAPLPYAHDALEPHIDTTTMQIHHGKHHQAYVDNLNKAIAGTPNEGKSLEELVAAAGSISPAVRNNGGGHWNHTFFWESLAPNAGGTPTGALADAINAAFGSFDAFKEKFAAAGMTRFGSGWAWLIVKDGKLEVSSTPNQDNPLMDVAEVKGTPILGADVWEHAYYLKYQNRRADYLAAFWNVVNWNKVAERFAAAK; translated from the coding sequence ACAACAACCATGCAGATTCACCATGGTAAGCACCACCAGGCTTATGTAGACAACCTGAATAAAGCTATTGCTGGTACGCCAAACGAAGGCAAGAGCCTGGAGGAACTGGTTGCTGCTGCAGGTAGTATTTCTCCTGCTGTACGCAACAATGGCGGCGGTCACTGGAACCACACTTTCTTCTGGGAGAGTCTGGCACCCAATGCTGGTGGCACACCTACTGGCGCTTTGGCTGATGCGATTAACGCTGCTTTTGGCAGCTTCGATGCATTTAAAGAGAAGTTTGCAGCTGCCGGCATGACTCGTTTCGGTTCAGGTTGGGCTTGGCTGATTGTGAAAGATGGCAAACTGGAAGTAAGCTCTACGCCTAATCAGGATAACCCACTGATGGATGTAGCTGAAGTAAAAGGCACCCCTATTTTGGGCGCAGATGTTTGGGAACATGCTTATTACCTGAAGTACCAGAACCGCCGTGCCGATTATCTGGCTGCTTTCTGGAATGTGGTAAATTGGAATAAAGTGGCTGAACGTTTCGCCGCAGCTAAGTAA